The following coding sequences lie in one Treponema sp. OMZ 790 genomic window:
- a CDS encoding radical SAM protein — protein sequence MIDVELGPIRPPSEHQSLLLRLTRGCSWNRCFFCGLYKRMRFSVRSTEEVIGDIKKYAAYYGERASFFKSCFLQDGDAFNIPAKDLLSILHTLKKYFPALQAVTTYARCDSILKKTENELQALCEAGLNHLYRGIETGSDTILQKINKGITAEQIVKSGLAAKKAGMTLSEFTLLGIGGKSLSEENAIETAKVINAVNPEFIRVHHTAFKPNTKLGRDVEKGLFDLQSEEEMVCEQKFFIEQLTDITSYYVNEHIVNLLLEVRGKLPEDKNTMLAIIDSYLSMSAEDKLNFAVGRRLGYYYYLKDMQNEAENTAVTKYIKENPNTDFALFCNECRAKMI from the coding sequence ATGATAGATGTTGAACTCGGTCCTATAAGACCGCCGTCGGAACATCAAAGCCTCTTGTTGCGTTTGACAAGAGGCTGTTCTTGGAACAGATGTTTTTTTTGCGGATTGTATAAGAGGATGCGCTTTTCGGTGCGTTCTACCGAAGAGGTTATAGGCGATATAAAAAAATATGCCGCTTATTACGGGGAGCGCGCAAGTTTTTTTAAATCCTGCTTTTTGCAGGACGGAGATGCCTTTAATATTCCGGCAAAGGATTTGCTTTCGATATTGCATACACTTAAAAAGTATTTTCCGGCACTGCAAGCGGTTACTACTTATGCCCGTTGTGACAGCATTTTGAAAAAGACCGAAAACGAATTACAAGCTCTTTGCGAGGCGGGCTTAAATCACTTGTATCGAGGAATTGAAACGGGCTCGGACACGATATTGCAAAAAATCAACAAGGGGATAACCGCAGAGCAAATTGTAAAATCGGGCTTGGCAGCTAAGAAAGCCGGCATGACATTATCGGAATTTACCTTGCTCGGAATCGGCGGTAAATCTCTTTCCGAAGAAAATGCAATCGAAACGGCTAAGGTAATCAATGCCGTTAATCCCGAATTTATCCGCGTACATCACACGGCATTTAAACCGAATACAAAATTGGGGCGGGATGTCGAAAAAGGATTATTCGATTTGCAATCGGAAGAGGAAATGGTTTGTGAGCAAAAATTTTTTATCGAGCAGCTTACCGATATTACAAGTTATTATGTGAATGAGCATATTGTAAACTTACTATTGGAAGTGCGGGGAAAACTGCCTGAAGATAAAAATACAATGCTTGCAATTATCGACTCGTACCTTTCGATGAGTGCGGAAGATAAACTTAATTTTGCCGTCGGAAGAAGATTGGGATATTACTATTACCTCAAAGATATGCAAAACGAAGCCGAAAACACCGCCGTTACAAAGTACATAAAAGAAAACCCTAATACCGACTTTGCCTTATTTTGTAATGAGTGCAGAGCCAAGATGATATAG
- a CDS encoding NUDIX domain-containing protein, with amino-acid sequence MNNEFEIELQDTEWELTYIDHDREIVRAIIIDNNENYYFVRVQRDDTFGKMTLIETAGGGVEPNENLEDAIRRELKEELGAEVDILSKIGVVSDYYNLIHRHNLNNYYLCRVKSFGDKNMTQTEIDDFHLSTLKLRYEEAVDEYKKYSNSQLGKLIANREIPILMRAKKMIIENPIFLEI; translated from the coding sequence ATGAATAATGAATTTGAAATTGAACTGCAAGATACCGAGTGGGAGCTCACTTATATTGATCATGATAGAGAAATTGTACGGGCTATTATAATTGATAATAATGAAAATTATTATTTTGTAAGAGTACAAAGAGATGATACTTTCGGAAAAATGACACTGATTGAGACGGCAGGCGGCGGTGTTGAACCTAATGAAAATTTAGAAGATGCAATTAGAAGAGAGCTTAAAGAAGAATTGGGTGCGGAAGTTGATATTCTTTCTAAAATAGGCGTTGTCAGTGATTACTATAATTTAATTCACAGGCATAATCTGAACAATTATTATCTTTGCAGAGTAAAATCTTTTGGTGATAAGAATATGACGCAAACAGAAATTGATGACTTTCATTTATCTACCTTAAAATTACGTTATGAAGAAGCTGTAGACGAATATAAGAAATACTCAAACAGCCAATTGGGAAAACTCATTGCAAATAGAGAGATTCCGATACTTATGCGGGCAAAAAAGATGATTATTGAAAATCCGATTTTTTTGGAAATATAA
- a CDS encoding MATE family efflux transporter: MNQDMKTQLLTKSPMELLFKLAVPGIVGMVVIGLYPFMDGVFAGRIIGDYAMSAISISMSLTLINGAVSALLGVGSASILSRAIGKGDTETVDKIFGNVCYWVLLFSAVITATGVLAAPYFLEMVGAKGAIKDFGVRYLRIVFLGSVFVNFAQTGNMTMRGEGALKQSMLIMGAGALLNIVLDPIFMLLMGDYAIEGAAAATVISQIVQAVLTLRYFAKKSPFVKIHKIKKYKEIYREMFGIGSSAMLMQLLFAVQQTVLFKQAFTFGGDNWGILMSATMRLYMFSFIPLWGMSQGLQPVIGANYGAKQYERVRETMKLFMYGATLLAALSWVPAMLFSETLLSIFNVRPEIIAAGSINFKLFYSTFILYGIMIMTLTFFQSIGDAKKAGAIVLLRQLILFVPAMLILPELFGSLAVWWAEPAVDFTMILIGFIMQQRVLWRL; the protein is encoded by the coding sequence ATGAACCAAGATATGAAAACACAATTATTGACAAAAAGCCCGATGGAACTGCTTTTTAAGTTGGCGGTTCCCGGAATAGTCGGTATGGTCGTTATCGGGCTGTACCCGTTTATGGACGGAGTATTTGCCGGAAGGATTATCGGAGACTATGCGATGTCTGCAATCAGTATCTCGATGTCGCTGACGCTGATAAACGGAGCGGTGTCGGCCTTGCTCGGAGTCGGAAGTGCGTCCATTTTGTCGCGGGCAATCGGCAAAGGTGATACGGAAACGGTAGATAAAATTTTCGGCAATGTTTGTTATTGGGTGCTGCTTTTTTCGGCAGTGATTACGGCGACGGGTGTGCTTGCCGCTCCCTATTTTTTGGAGATGGTGGGAGCAAAGGGAGCGATTAAAGATTTCGGCGTGCGGTATTTGCGGATTGTATTTTTAGGTTCGGTGTTCGTAAACTTTGCTCAAACCGGAAATATGACCATGCGCGGCGAGGGTGCTTTAAAGCAATCCATGCTCATTATGGGAGCGGGAGCTCTTTTGAATATCGTGCTGGATCCGATTTTTATGCTCCTGATGGGGGACTACGCAATTGAGGGAGCTGCGGCTGCTACGGTGATCTCGCAAATTGTGCAGGCGGTTTTAACCCTGCGGTATTTTGCGAAAAAAAGCCCCTTTGTCAAAATACACAAAATTAAAAAGTATAAAGAAATTTACCGTGAAATGTTTGGCATCGGAAGCTCGGCTATGCTCATGCAGCTTTTGTTTGCAGTGCAGCAAACGGTTTTGTTCAAGCAGGCGTTTACCTTCGGCGGCGATAACTGGGGGATTTTAATGTCCGCTACAATGCGGCTATACATGTTTTCGTTTATTCCGCTGTGGGGTATGAGTCAGGGCTTACAGCCGGTTATCGGGGCGAACTACGGAGCCAAGCAGTACGAAAGAGTGCGGGAAACGATGAAGCTTTTTATGTACGGGGCAACGCTTCTTGCGGCTCTCTCGTGGGTTCCGGCAATGCTTTTTTCCGAAACTCTCTTGTCGATCTTCAATGTGCGCCCCGAGATTATTGCAGCAGGCAGTATCAATTTCAAACTGTTTTATTCCACATTTATTTTATACGGCATTATGATTATGACGCTTACCTTTTTTCAATCAATAGGAGATGCCAAAAAAGCGGGAGCTATCGTCCTCTTGCGCCAGCTCATTCTCTTTGTGCCTGCAATGCTGATTTTGCCTGAGCTGTTTGGAAGCCTTGCCGTCTGGTGGGCGGAACCTGCCGTTGATTTTACAATGATACTCATCGGCTTTATCATGCAGCAAAGGGTGTTATGGAGGTTATGA
- a CDS encoding RNA-directed DNA polymerase, producing MEIHEAINLAIDNIIIEGLNDIYPNVFEVSLLKDINFREKIIEATIHKIKKNTITEMDFQPLQYSYFPKKEAFDFRKAASIQPWDLIKYMSLVLLCAEEIESKRPAKDKNIVFSYRFYPKDGRLFDTNYDYKAFQKNLSDKIKEKRYKIYIKADIANYYDRLNLHRLENILLSYCSNKTIVKLINQLLLFWSNRDSYGLPVGSNPSRILAEAELIEVDNYLLSKKIDFIRFVDDYRIFANDAKEAHYYLNLFIARLSLEGLSVNTGKTSIEKTKEYQGETKTVSTIEVIDTSHVKKIRAKIQLD from the coding sequence ATGGAAATACATGAGGCTATAAACCTAGCAATTGATAACATTATTATTGAGGGGCTTAATGATATTTATCCAAATGTTTTTGAAGTGTCTTTGCTCAAGGATATTAATTTTAGAGAAAAGATAATTGAAGCTACTATTCATAAAATAAAAAAAAATACAATAACAGAGATGGATTTTCAACCTCTTCAATATTCATATTTTCCTAAAAAAGAAGCTTTTGATTTTCGAAAAGCTGCTTCCATACAACCGTGGGATTTAATAAAATATATGTCTCTTGTGCTTTTATGTGCAGAGGAAATTGAAAGTAAAAGACCTGCAAAAGATAAGAATATTGTTTTTTCTTATCGGTTTTATCCCAAAGATGGACGATTGTTTGATACAAATTATGATTATAAAGCATTTCAAAAAAATCTTTCTGATAAGATAAAAGAAAAAAGATATAAGATTTATATAAAGGCTGATATTGCAAATTATTATGATAGACTTAATCTACATCGTCTTGAAAATATTCTTTTATCTTATTGTAGCAATAAGACAATTGTTAAGTTGATAAATCAGTTGTTATTATTTTGGTCTAACAGAGATTCTTATGGCTTGCCCGTTGGTTCAAATCCAAGCAGAATTCTTGCAGAGGCGGAATTAATTGAAGTCGACAATTATCTTTTATCAAAGAAAATAGATTTTATAAGATTTGTAGATGATTACAGAATATTTGCAAATGATGCAAAAGAAGCTCATTACTATTTAAATTTATTTATTGCACGTTTATCATTGGAGGGATTATCTGTAAATACAGGGAAAACCTCAATTGAAAAAACAAAAGAATATCAAGGAGAAACTAAGACGGTATCTACCATTGAAGTAATTGATACCTCTCATGTAAAAAAAATAAGGGCGAAAATCCAACTCGATTAA
- the cbiD gene encoding cobalt-precorrin-5B (C(1))-methyltransferase CbiD, producing the protein MKLDLYIDKDGQKLRCGYTTGSCAAAAAKAAALILGGETMTSVKIDTPAGVVLDLPVEHCRSYKDKNGTAIGEAAVQKDAGDDPDSTDGIYIHARVSYRNDGKVLIDGGEGIGRITKKGLFGEVGEAAINPVPRQMIEKEILNVSKRGFNVEIFSPQGAEIGKKTFNKNIGVEGGISIIGTKGIVYPMSEDAIKKTIYLEIDAILQNSEKKEILLVPGNYGEGLKEKLKNIIDLPTVKMSNYIGDSLSYAYSKGFKTMTLLGHIGKFAKLSIGIFNTHNRSADTRMEAFVYYLAMQGADKKTIETVNSFLTAEEAFNFLVENKMENLIKAMERGAEERIKKYLKDESLSIRVLIYSMKYGLLE; encoded by the coding sequence ATGAAACTGGATTTATATATAGATAAAGACGGACAAAAACTAAGATGCGGATATACTACGGGGAGCTGTGCGGCGGCGGCGGCTAAGGCGGCGGCTTTGATTTTGGGCGGTGAAACTATGACCTCGGTTAAAATCGATACGCCTGCAGGGGTCGTACTTGACCTTCCTGTAGAGCATTGCCGCTCGTATAAAGACAAGAACGGGACAGCTATTGGAGAAGCTGCCGTTCAAAAAGATGCGGGGGACGACCCTGACAGCACCGACGGCATCTACATCCATGCTCGGGTCTCTTATAGAAACGATGGGAAGGTTCTCATTGACGGTGGAGAGGGTATAGGAAGAATTACCAAAAAAGGTCTTTTCGGAGAAGTAGGGGAGGCTGCCATTAATCCCGTACCCCGTCAAATGATAGAAAAAGAAATTTTAAATGTTTCAAAAAGGGGCTTCAATGTAGAAATTTTCAGTCCTCAAGGAGCCGAAATCGGCAAAAAAACCTTTAATAAAAATATCGGTGTTGAAGGCGGCATCTCTATTATCGGCACAAAGGGCATAGTCTATCCTATGAGCGAGGATGCTATCAAAAAAACCATCTATCTTGAAATAGACGCAATACTACAAAATTCCGAAAAAAAAGAAATTCTCTTAGTACCGGGAAACTACGGGGAAGGCCTTAAAGAAAAACTAAAAAACATAATAGACCTTCCTACCGTAAAAATGTCAAACTATATAGGAGATAGTTTAAGCTATGCCTATTCCAAAGGCTTTAAAACCATGACTTTGCTCGGCCATATCGGTAAATTTGCCAAACTTTCCATAGGTATTTTTAACACTCATAACCGCAGTGCAGATACCCGCATGGAGGCCTTTGTATACTACCTTGCCATGCAGGGGGCAGACAAAAAAACAATCGAAACCGTCAATTCCTTTTTAACGGCTGAAGAAGCCTTCAATTTTCTTGTTGAAAACAAGATGGAAAACCTCATCAAAGCCATGGAAAGAGGGGCCGAAGAAAGAATCAAAAAATATCTCAAGGATGAAAGCCTTTCAATAAGGGTTTTAATCTACTCGATGAAATATGGTCTCCTAGAATAA
- a CDS encoding ABC-F family ATP-binding cassette domain-containing protein, which translates to MITVSDLSLKFGDRPLFKDVNLKFTKGNCYGIIGANGAGKSTFLKVLSGELEHDSGEFSITPGERMAVLRQDHFAFDEYSVKDTVFMGYPKLYNVRNEREAIYAKENFSEEDGIRASELEAEFADLNGWEAENQIEQILSGLGLDENYHDRMMSELDEGQKVRVLLAQAIFGTPDILLLDEPTNGLDLESIAWLEEFLIEFPNIIIVVSHDRHFLNTVCTHVCDIDYGKIRMYSGNYDFWYQMSRIMQRQAKDQQKKREEKMKDLREFILRFASNAAKSRQATSRKKVYDKLALEEIEVTSRKFPYVHFKPNREIGNNVVRTEKISYKTPDTSEEKGIQLLNDFSFTVNRTDKIAFVGQEHNSKTALFDILTGKLTPDSGDVYWGQTVTHAYLNKDNAEYFNNDLNITEWLKQYSPDQDDAYVRGFLGRMLFSGDESLKPVNVLSGGEKVRCILSKLMLSGANVLILDEPTNHLDLEAITSLNDALVEFPGVILFNSHDHEFISSIANRIIEITPNGIIDRMMNFDDYIKDEHVKKLREELYGNTKKMQI; encoded by the coding sequence ATGATTACAGTAAGCGATTTAAGTTTAAAGTTCGGCGACAGGCCGCTTTTTAAGGATGTCAATTTAAAATTTACGAAAGGAAACTGCTACGGAATTATCGGGGCAAACGGAGCCGGAAAGTCTACTTTTCTAAAGGTTCTTTCGGGAGAATTGGAGCACGATTCGGGTGAGTTCAGTATCACCCCCGGAGAGCGTATGGCAGTTTTAAGACAGGATCACTTTGCCTTTGATGAGTACAGCGTAAAAGACACGGTTTTTATGGGCTATCCTAAGCTCTACAATGTTCGAAATGAAAGAGAAGCCATTTATGCAAAAGAAAATTTTAGTGAAGAAGACGGAATACGGGCTTCGGAGTTGGAGGCCGAATTTGCCGATTTAAACGGCTGGGAAGCTGAAAATCAAATAGAGCAGATTCTTTCAGGTTTGGGCCTTGATGAAAATTATCATGACAGAATGATGAGCGAACTCGACGAAGGCCAAAAGGTTCGGGTCTTGCTTGCTCAGGCTATTTTTGGAACCCCCGATATTCTTCTTTTGGACGAACCGACAAACGGTTTAGACCTTGAATCCATAGCCTGGCTTGAAGAATTTTTAATCGAATTCCCCAATATTATAATTGTTGTTTCTCACGACAGGCATTTTTTAAATACTGTTTGTACCCATGTCTGCGACATCGACTACGGCAAAATCCGCATGTATTCGGGTAACTACGATTTCTGGTACCAGATGAGCAGGATTATGCAAAGGCAGGCCAAGGATCAGCAAAAGAAACGGGAAGAAAAGATGAAGGATTTAAGAGAGTTTATCTTACGCTTCGCCTCGAATGCAGCAAAGAGCCGTCAGGCAACCAGCCGAAAAAAGGTATACGATAAACTTGCCTTAGAAGAAATAGAAGTTACAAGCCGTAAATTTCCTTATGTTCATTTTAAACCCAATCGTGAAATCGGAAACAATGTTGTCCGTACCGAAAAAATTTCTTATAAGACACCTGACACTTCAGAAGAAAAAGGAATTCAACTTTTAAACGATTTTTCTTTTACGGTAAACAGAACCGATAAGATAGCCTTTGTAGGACAAGAGCATAATTCCAAAACAGCCCTCTTCGATATTTTAACCGGAAAATTAACTCCGGATTCGGGAGATGTTTATTGGGGACAGACAGTAACCCATGCATATCTTAATAAGGATAATGCCGAGTATTTTAATAACGATTTAAATATCACGGAATGGCTTAAACAATATTCTCCCGACCAAGATGATGCCTATGTAAGGGGCTTTTTAGGCCGAATGCTTTTTTCTGGCGACGAGTCCTTAAAGCCCGTAAATGTTCTATCGGGAGGCGAAAAGGTGCGCTGTATATTGAGTAAGCTCATGCTTTCGGGAGCTAATGTTTTAATCCTCGACGAGCCTACAAACCACCTTGACCTTGAAGCCATTACGAGCTTAAACGATGCCCTCGTGGAATTTCCCGGAGTTATTCTTTTTAACTCCCATGACCACGAATTTATTTCTTCAATCGCAAACAGGATTATCGAAATTACGCCCAACGGCATAATCGACAGGATGATGAATTTTGATGACTATATAAAAGACGAACATGTAAAAAAGCTGCGTGAAGAACTATACGGCAATACCAAAAAAATGCAGATTTAA
- a CDS encoding NAD(+)/NADH kinase — MKKALIVLSVEKPNAKKICKEIEAFLSAKGIDSFVYKYDGISHSPKLNEDYDLAISLGGDGTVLFTARYSAPRHIPVFPINLGRFGFIANIEPKEWEGELLRLLNGKEALHERMLLSASIRRENKEIATYEALNDIVVSGSGIAKLINLDISFNGISFGIFRADGVIVSTPTGSTAYSAASGGPILDPDVSAFVLTPISPFSLSNRPLVLPSSGQMKIKVLPTRAKDTIVSIDGQEMVSLQEDDEIIISESPNKVKMAGCSPDNFYKALRSKLGWSGSSSSKLT, encoded by the coding sequence TTGAAAAAAGCCCTTATTGTTTTAAGTGTCGAAAAACCAAATGCAAAAAAGATTTGTAAAGAAATCGAAGCTTTTTTATCGGCAAAGGGAATCGATTCTTTTGTATACAAATATGACGGCATCTCCCATTCTCCTAAATTAAATGAAGACTATGACCTTGCAATAAGCCTTGGCGGAGACGGTACGGTTTTATTTACGGCCCGTTATAGTGCTCCGCGGCATATTCCGGTTTTTCCTATAAACTTAGGGAGGTTCGGCTTCATTGCAAATATTGAACCCAAGGAATGGGAAGGCGAACTTTTACGCCTTTTAAACGGAAAAGAAGCCTTACATGAAAGGATGCTTCTTTCAGCTTCGATAAGGCGGGAAAATAAAGAAATTGCAACATATGAGGCCTTAAACGATATTGTTGTTTCGGGTTCAGGCATAGCAAAGCTGATAAACCTGGATATTTCGTTTAACGGAATTTCATTCGGGATTTTTAGGGCTGACGGAGTCATCGTTTCGACCCCTACAGGCTCGACTGCCTACTCGGCAGCCTCAGGAGGACCTATCTTGGATCCGGATGTCTCGGCCTTTGTTTTAACACCCATTTCACCCTTCTCCTTGTCGAACCGCCCCTTAGTTCTCCCCTCATCAGGGCAGATGAAGATAAAAGTTCTTCCCACAAGGGCAAAAGATACCATCGTTTCAATTGACGGACAGGAGATGGTTTCATTACAAGAGGATGATGAAATCATAATAAGCGAGTCTCCCAATAAGGTAAAAATGGCCGGCTGCTCTCCCGACAATTTTTACAAGGCCCTAAGGTCAAAGCTCGGCTGGTCGGGCTCTTCATCTTCAAAATTGACTTAA
- a CDS encoding DegT/DnrJ/EryC1/StrS family aminotransferase, with protein sequence MKIPVYSSTIRRSEMDAVLTCMVEEKIGPGEMNQKLIKQVCEVFQTAGAAALRSPAIALTYALKALNLESGSSVIISSLAPSWQYVELNRQGYKPIVLDVEADSVFPSFESLENAVQTGGRALVLHETLGFLPDIEKILNLNIPVIEDISQSAGAAYKEKYAGSMGIFSILGLEEKDILTGGGGAVLLAPERRNAIVLKKLYDEAPITDQLPDINASLAFVQLKQMAKNMEQRKEMHESYVRSLMQGKHKTIAQKEDTVNPVYSFPVILNSGVSDVQKYAAKKDIDIELAFKNSTVEYLKENQEILINASSLLLRCVLFPLYPRLGAKKSAEIARVLATLP encoded by the coding sequence ATGAAAATACCCGTTTACAGTTCCACTATAAGACGCTCCGAAATGGATGCAGTTCTTACGTGTATGGTCGAGGAAAAAATAGGCCCCGGCGAGATGAATCAAAAGCTTATTAAGCAGGTTTGTGAAGTTTTTCAAACAGCCGGAGCCGCCGCTTTAAGAAGCCCTGCAATAGCCTTAACATACGCCTTAAAAGCCTTAAACCTTGAATCAGGTTCATCGGTTATTATCTCAAGTTTGGCGCCCTCTTGGCAGTATGTCGAGTTAAACCGCCAAGGCTATAAGCCCATTGTACTTGATGTAGAAGCCGACTCCGTTTTTCCTTCTTTTGAAAGCCTTGAAAATGCCGTACAAACAGGGGGAAGAGCACTTGTTCTGCATGAGACTTTGGGTTTTTTACCCGACATAGAAAAGATATTAAACTTAAACATTCCCGTAATAGAAGATATTTCGCAAAGTGCAGGGGCGGCATATAAGGAAAAATATGCAGGCAGCATGGGGATTTTTTCTATCTTGGGACTGGAAGAAAAAGATATTTTAACCGGAGGGGGCGGCGCCGTATTATTGGCTCCCGAAAGAAGAAACGCAATAGTCTTAAAAAAACTCTACGATGAAGCCCCTATTACAGACCAATTGCCCGATATAAATGCCTCCCTGGCCTTTGTTCAGCTAAAACAGATGGCAAAGAACATGGAGCAGCGTAAGGAAATGCATGAGTCCTATGTACGCTCTTTGATGCAGGGAAAGCATAAAACGATAGCCCAAAAAGAAGATACGGTAAATCCTGTTTATTCTTTTCCCGTTATTTTGAATTCGGGAGTTTCGGATGTACAAAAATATGCGGCAAAAAAGGATATAGATATAGAGCTTGCTTTTAAAAATTCGACTGTCGAGTATTTAAAAGAAAATCAGGAAATCCTTATAAATGCGTCTTCTCTTTTACTAAGATGTGTGCTTTTTCCGCTCTATCCGAGATTGGGAGCAAAAAAGTCGGCCGAGATTGCCAGAGTACTGGCTACCCTGCCCTAA
- a CDS encoding chemotaxis protein CheW yields the protein MANAGGLNKKAKVENDNLLKLVTFQLGEELYGVEIMDVDQIVRVQDVRPIPNAPYYVEGIFNLRSEIIPVISLHKRFHIKKASLDAGDEFLGGFIIIKVENNKIGIIIDRVARVVDVKKEEIQPPPQMIAGIGAEYINGVVRRDPGYLIILDIHRLFNPKELQKITNL from the coding sequence ATGGCAAATGCAGGAGGCCTTAATAAAAAGGCCAAGGTTGAAAATGATAACCTTTTAAAATTAGTTACATTCCAACTTGGAGAAGAGCTTTACGGTGTAGAAATTATGGATGTTGACCAAATAGTCAGGGTTCAAGATGTAAGACCGATTCCCAATGCTCCGTATTATGTCGAAGGAATTTTTAACCTAAGAAGTGAGATTATCCCGGTAATAAGTCTTCACAAGAGATTTCACATAAAAAAAGCTTCTTTGGATGCAGGGGATGAATTTTTAGGCGGCTTTATAATCATAAAGGTTGAAAACAACAAAATCGGTATCATAATCGACAGGGTTGCCCGTGTCGTCGATGTAAAAAAAGAAGAAATACAACCTCCGCCTCAAATGATAGCAGGTATCGGAGCGGAATACATTAACGGCGTTGTCCGCCGAGATCCGGGATATTTAATAATTTTGGACATTCACAGGCTCTTTAATCCGAAAGAATTACAAAAGATTACCAATTTATAA